The Bacteroidales bacterium DNA segment AAAACTTTCGTCATTATTGGAACATCCGGTAATGTTACCGTCAGCAAGTACTGATGCAATGTTTACACCTGCCCTGCAAAAGAAAGGCTCATCTCTCACTTGCTTGTCAAATTCAAAGGGCAGCCATCCCTCACAGCTTAAATTGATATTTAAACCTTTTTTCGAATACTTCTTTTTGTTTTCTTTTATCCAATTCAGCATTTGATGTGTTTGAGCAAATGTTAATTGAGTAACAGGATTTTCAAAAGCCCTTCCTGAAGGAAAAATTCTGAATAGCCGCCATGATGTAATCCCTTTATTAATAAGGATATTTGCTATATCATGTAACTCGTTTAAGTTATCGGGGTAAACACAAGTAACAGCATCTTTGAATTTTAAATTTGATTTTCCTACATATCCTAAAGCATTTAAAACTCTTTCATACGACAACTTGCTGTTTCGCAGCTTATTATGTGAACGTTCTAAACCGTCAAGGCTCAATGTAATACTGTATAATCCGGCATCAATCAGTACTTTGAATTTATCTTCATTAAGAGCCATTCCGTTTGAAACCATTCCCCATCGCCTTTTATTCTTTTGAATATGTTTAACAATTTCAAGAAGATCTTTATGAACTAAAGGTTCTCCGCCGGTTATCACAAATGCTAAATCCTTTGAATATTTTTCTGATATATAATCAATTATTTTCAACCAACTTTCAGTAGTAAGCTCAGGAGATTGAAAATCAGCTTTACAATCTGACCCGCAATGCAAACAGTTAAGATTACATTTTCTTGTTATTTCCAGAAAA contains these protein-coding regions:
- a CDS encoding radical SAM protein, which codes for MHCGSDCKADFQSPELTTESWLKIIDYISEKYSKDLAFVITGGEPLVHKDLLEIVKHIQKNKRRWGMVSNGMALNEDKFKVLIDAGLYSITLSLDGLERSHNKLRNSKLSYERVLNALGYVGKSNLKFKDAVTCVYPDNLNELHDIANILINKGITSWRLFRIFPSGRAFENPVTQLTFAQTHQMLNWIKENKKKYSKKGLNINLSCEGWLPFEFDKQVRDEPFFCRAGVNIASVLADGNITGCSNNDESFYVGNILKDDFSYVWENNFNDFRERKWVEKTICNNCEHIKSCRGGSVHLWNLGDEKPKFCYAKEID